CGATCCGTTTTTACGACAATGTCCCGATCGCAAGTTGGATCTTTCTGCTCGGGAAGTGCCGAAAATGCAGGAGCCCGATCTCGATTCAGTATCCCATTGTCGAAGCGGTCAATGCCGGGGGGTACTTCTATCTTTATACCCGTTTCGGCCTGACCGGAGAGGCAGCGGTCTATGCTCTCTTTTTTTCAGCCCTGTTGGTGATCACGTTCATTGATCTCCACCATAAGATCATTCCCGACGTGATCAGTCTTCCCGGCATCGGGGTCGGCCTGTTGGCATCCCTCTTTGTTTTGCCCCTCACTTTTTGGGATGCCCTGATTGGGGCCGCCCTGGGATGGGGGCTCTTCTATCTGGTTGCCCTGCTCAGCCGCGGCGGCATGGGAGGGGGGGATATCAAACTGATCTCCATGATCGGCGCTTTCCTGGGCTGGGAAAAGATGCTCCTGACCATTATGTCGGGCGCTTTCGCCGGGTCCATTGTCGGGATCGTCCTGATGATCCTTTTCAAAAAGAGCCGGAAATACGCTGTTCCCTTCGGCCCTTTTCTCGCCCTGGGGGCGCTGGCCAGCCTCTTTTGGGGAACTTCCATGATTCAATGGTATCTCCATTTTATGTAAATTCTCACAGGGTTCGGAATCACGAATGGACAATGTGACGGTCTTTCAATCCACTTTTATTCTGATTGCCTTGCTCCTCTTCGTGATTCTTCTGGCGATCTATGCCCTGCAGAAGGTCCGGAGAGGATTTCTCCGCCTCACCGAATCGGAGGAGATCCTGGAAAAGGGAAAGATTCCCGGTGCCAACAAAGAGATGTCATTTGTCTTCGGGGCCTTTCAACAGACGTTGCAGGAGATTACCCAGAAAAAACAAGAACTGATCCGGATGCATCAGGATGCCGTGGAACGGGTGCGCCGTATGGAACGGTACAACGAGTGTATCCTGGAGAGTATGGTGAGCGGAGTTGCGGCATTCGATCGTCAGGGCAAACTCACATCATTGAACGGAGCCGCGGCACGGATCTTCGGCCGGGAGTTGGGGGGCGGTGCCATCGGCCAATCCTATGACGAGGTTCTCGCTGGATCGGAGGCGATGAAGGAGATCCTGCAGCGGGTCCTGCAGGAGAATCGCCGAATCCTCCGGGAAGAAGTTCTGCTGACCTTGCCCGGCGGCGAGCGCAAATGGCTGGGGGTGAATGTTTCTCCTCTGAAAGGAGCGGAAGGAGAGATGATCGGTGCGACCCTCCTCTTCACCGACCTGACGGAAGTAAAGGAACTCCAGCGTCAGGTGGAATTGAAGAATCGGCTGGCCGCCATGGGGGAGATGTCGGCCGGGATTGCCCACGAGTTCCGGAATTCGCTGGGGGCGATTCTCGGCTATGCCCGCCTGGCGGACCGGCAGGCCGGGGAAAACTCCGTTCTCAGGGAAGCAGCGGAAGGGATTATCACCGAGGTGAAGAGCTTCGATGCCATGCTCTCCGACTTCCTTCATTTCGCTCGTCCAATGGAATTGAACAGGGAAGCATGCCGGCTTGATGAACTGATCCGTGAAGCTCTGGAGGTCCTGTCCGATGAGATTGAAACGAAAAAGGCCGAGACGAAGGTGGAATGTAACGAAGTCCCTTCGCTCATGCTTGATCGGACGCTGATCCGGCAGTCGATGACGAACTTAATCAAGAATGCTCTTCAGGCGATCCCGGAAGGAGGGAGCATTGCGATCGAGGTGCAAGAGAGGACCGACAGAGTGGAGGTCCGGATCCGGGACAACGGGCCGGGGATTCCGCGGGATCTACAGAAAAAGATCTTTGAACCTTTCTTTACCACCAAACGGGAAGGCACCGGCCTGGGACTGGCGATTACGCAGAAGACCATTGTTGCCCACCAGGGAAACATACGGATCAAAAGCGATCCGGGGCAGGGGACGTTGATGATCGTTTCCCTCCCTTCGCAGGGAAACGCAGGCACAAAGGGGCAGAGGCACAAAGAAACAGGGGCAAAGGAGAAAGCCGGAAGAACATAGGTATAGAGGGGCAAAGAAAATCGATGAAAACCTATCGTGATTTAATGGTTTGGCAGAAATCCATGCTCCTTGTAACGGCCGTTTACCGAGAAACAAAATCATTTCCCCCGGATGAACGCTACGGTTTGACATCACCGTTGCGCAGAAGTGCCGTATCCGTTCCCGCGAACATGGCGGAAGGTTACGGCAGGAACTCTACATTGGACTTTGTGCCTTTGTGCCTCTGTCCCTTTGACCCTTGTTTTTAACATGGACAACATTCTCCTTGTAGAAGACAAAAAGAGCATGCGGCGCATGCTGACGCAGACCCTCCAGGCGGAAGGTTACCAGGTCTTCGAGGCCCGGGACGGGGTCGAGGCGCTGGAGCTTTATCGGAAGAACTGGATCGATTTGATCCTGACCGACCTTCAGATGCCGGAGATGGACGGGTTGGAGTTGCTTCGGAATCTCAAGGAAGAAGGTTCTCTCGTCGATGTTATCATCATGACTGCTTACGGCACGATTGAAAAGGCCGTGGAAGCGATGAAGATCGGTGCCCTTGATTTTATCACCAAGCCCTTTGACACTGATTATCTCCTGATCCTTGTCGGTCGGGCCTTGAAAAACCGCCGGATGGTCCGGGAGAATATGCTCCTCAGGGAGACCTTCTCCAAAGAATACGGAATGCCGGAGATTATCGGCCGGAGTCCGGCGATTCAGAATGTAGCGGAAAAAATCCGGAAGGTTGCCGCAACGGAGAGTTCGGTTCTTCTTCAGGGAGAGAGCGGGACCGGGAAGGAACTCTTTGCCCGGGCCGTCCATCAACTGAGTGATCGGAAGGATTCGAATTTTGTGGCCATCAATTGTGCCGCCATCCCCTCGGAACTGTTGGAGAGCGAACTCTTCGGTTACGAAAAGGGGGCCTTCACCGGAGCGGACCGCCGCAAGATCGGCTACTTTGAACTCGCACACCGCGGGACACTTTTCCTCGACGAAATTGTAGAGTTGCCTCTTTCCCTTCAGAGCAAACTCCTCCGGGTGCTCCAGGAAAAATCCCTCCAGAGGCTGGGAGGAACGCAGACCATCCGGATTGATGTGCGGATTCTCTCCGCGGCGAACCTCGATATTGAAGAGTGTCTTCGGCAAAAGCGTTTTCGTGAAGATCTTTATTATAGATTGGCCGTTGTCCCGATCGTCATCCCCCCTCTCCGTGAACGGGCGGAAGATGTTCCGCTCCTGGTCGATCATCTGCTGAAGAAGTACGAAAAGGAACTGAATAAGAAAGGACTCCGAGTGGAGGAGGATGCCGTTGCCGAGCTGTGCCGGCAGGAATGGAGGGGGAATGTCCGGGAGCTGGAAAACTGTGTTGAACGGGGTGCGATCCTCTGTCCCGGGAACAAAATCGGCCTGGAGGACATGGGGATTATTCCTTCTCGGAAGAAAAGCGGTCCCTCGGCTTCCTTCCCGGCAGGAAGAAGCCTTCAGGAAATTTCCGCCGAGGCGGCGTCCTGTGCCGAACGTAAGGTTATCCTCGCTGCGCTGCTGGAGAACGAATGGAACAAAACACGTGTTGCCGAACAACTAAAGGTCAGTTACAAAACCCTCCTCACGAAGATCAAAGACTATGACCTTGAAAAGGAGCGAGCCGGGTAGCTCGTTTCCTGGTTTTCGTTTTCACTGAGCCCGGAGGTGTAGTTCCAGTTTCCGTATCGGCACGGCCACTCCGTTCAGACCGACGGCCGGGATTGCAAGTTTCCGGATTGCCTTTGGGGTGAAGAGCCGGTAAAAGAGTGTGAGGGTCACCTTCTCGGTTTCAGCCGGGAGCCGGTAGGTGAGATGCCGTTTTTCTCCGGCTTTCAGCCGTTTGTCGAAGGCGATCCGGTCCGCCTTCCAGGCCGGCACTCCGACCTGCGTGCCGGCGGCGAAGGCCTTGAGGAAGACTCCCTGCTTGTCTTCCATCGGCCCTTTTGAAAAGTTCGACCAGATCATTTCATCCCGGG
The genomic region above belongs to Deltaproteobacteria bacterium and contains:
- a CDS encoding prepilin peptidase; amino-acid sequence: MPIEILIPVAVFIFGAIVGSFLNVCIYRLPRKESLAFPGSHCPVCNTSIRFYDNVPIASWIFLLGKCRKCRSPISIQYPIVEAVNAGGYFYLYTRFGLTGEAAVYALFFSALLVITFIDLHHKIIPDVISLPGIGVGLLASLFVLPLTFWDALIGAALGWGLFYLVALLSRGGMGGGDIKLISMIGAFLGWEKMLLTIMSGAFAGSIVGIVLMILFKKSRKYAVPFGPFLALGALASLFWGTSMIQWYLHFM
- a CDS encoding PAS domain-containing protein, whose product is MDNVTVFQSTFILIALLLFVILLAIYALQKVRRGFLRLTESEEILEKGKIPGANKEMSFVFGAFQQTLQEITQKKQELIRMHQDAVERVRRMERYNECILESMVSGVAAFDRQGKLTSLNGAAARIFGRELGGGAIGQSYDEVLAGSEAMKEILQRVLQENRRILREEVLLTLPGGERKWLGVNVSPLKGAEGEMIGATLLFTDLTEVKELQRQVELKNRLAAMGEMSAGIAHEFRNSLGAILGYARLADRQAGENSVLREAAEGIITEVKSFDAMLSDFLHFARPMELNREACRLDELIREALEVLSDEIETKKAETKVECNEVPSLMLDRTLIRQSMTNLIKNALQAIPEGGSIAIEVQERTDRVEVRIRDNGPGIPRDLQKKIFEPFFTTKREGTGLGLAITQKTIVAHQGNIRIKSDPGQGTLMIVSLPSQGNAGTKGQRHKETGAKEKAGRT
- a CDS encoding four helix bundle protein, which encodes MKTYRDLMVWQKSMLLVTAVYRETKSFPPDERYGLTSPLRRSAVSVPANMAEGYGRNSTLDFVPLCLCPFDPCF
- a CDS encoding sigma-54-dependent Fis family transcriptional regulator encodes the protein MDNILLVEDKKSMRRMLTQTLQAEGYQVFEARDGVEALELYRKNWIDLILTDLQMPEMDGLELLRNLKEEGSLVDVIIMTAYGTIEKAVEAMKIGALDFITKPFDTDYLLILVGRALKNRRMVRENMLLRETFSKEYGMPEIIGRSPAIQNVAEKIRKVAATESSVLLQGESGTGKELFARAVHQLSDRKDSNFVAINCAAIPSELLESELFGYEKGAFTGADRRKIGYFELAHRGTLFLDEIVELPLSLQSKLLRVLQEKSLQRLGGTQTIRIDVRILSAANLDIEECLRQKRFREDLYYRLAVVPIVIPPLRERAEDVPLLVDHLLKKYEKELNKKGLRVEEDAVAELCRQEWRGNVRELENCVERGAILCPGNKIGLEDMGIIPSRKKSGPSASFPAGRSLQEISAEAASCAERKVILAALLENEWNKTRVAEQLKVSYKTLLTKIKDYDLEKERAG